A part of Prolixibacteraceae bacterium genomic DNA contains:
- a CDS encoding transglycosylase domain-containing protein yields the protein MLQISDIKQKFKAITFKQWLKILLTLVIIGVTFIILFIFSIYMGIFGPVPSYDDLKEINNPVASEIYSSDNQLIGRIYLQNRSNVSYDEISIHAIQALVATEDSRFYEHEGIDEMALLRVFFKSIILQQHNSGGGSTLSQQIAKNIYGRENHWVLSMPVNKIKEAITAYRLEQLFNKEEILTLYLNTVPFGDNTYGIETASQHFFSKKAKKLSLNEASVIVGMLKANTYYNPRLHPDHAFKRKKVVLHQMVKNNYLSQKRYESLSKEKVILRLDDGPIITELSGYYKHEIRTQTIKYLASEIKANGKPFNIYTDGLKIYTTIDNRMQQMAEEAVLYHMMNVQKNFERHWKGRNPWGKDTSIIGRALRSSRRYKGLKKKNTTPKDIQKIFSTPIPMQKFTYDGIKEVKISPMDSIKYSIQLLHPSFIAIDPQTYQIKAWVGGPNYKYYPYDHVKSKRQVGSTFKPFVYAAAIESGVDPGKYISNAQETYEDYSGWTPKNAENHYDGYYSMEGALAHSVNTVAVKVMMETGVDNVVNLAHNMGINQKLPHVPSLALGAADCSLLELTSAYTSFANGGMHAKPIIIKKIDDSDGNTIRTIDTEVPRRVLKQETAAIMNRYLKAVVDSGTGRSLHSRYGLRIDIAGKTGTTQNGADGWFMGYCPNLVTGAWVGANNPKIHFRTLRYGQGAYLALPIVGGFFKRLTTTKATRRQYQREFVPPSNKFLRENGQMSMFSETGKKKKPWLNIDLGFLKSKKDTTEQLEEMKKKAPKKKKKKKGLWRSIKGVFGRN from the coding sequence ATGTTGCAAATTTCAGATATAAAGCAGAAGTTTAAAGCTATCACATTCAAACAATGGCTAAAAATTTTACTTACATTGGTCATTATTGGAGTCACATTTATAATACTGTTTATTTTCAGTATATATATGGGGATATTTGGACCTGTTCCTTCATATGATGATCTAAAAGAGATAAATAACCCTGTTGCTTCTGAAATATACAGCTCTGACAATCAACTTATTGGACGAATATACCTTCAGAACAGAAGTAATGTATCCTATGATGAGATATCTATTCACGCGATTCAAGCATTAGTTGCCACCGAAGATTCTCGTTTCTATGAGCATGAAGGTATTGATGAGATGGCTCTTCTTCGAGTATTCTTTAAGTCCATTATCTTGCAACAACACAATTCAGGAGGAGGAAGTACACTAAGCCAACAAATTGCTAAAAACATATACGGTAGAGAAAACCATTGGGTTCTCTCCATGCCTGTAAATAAAATTAAAGAGGCTATAACAGCTTACCGTTTAGAACAACTATTTAATAAGGAAGAAATTCTTACTCTCTATTTGAATACCGTTCCATTTGGTGACAATACTTATGGTATTGAGACTGCATCCCAACACTTTTTCAGTAAAAAAGCAAAAAAACTCAGTCTAAATGAAGCTTCTGTGATCGTAGGTATGCTGAAAGCAAATACATATTATAATCCCAGATTACATCCCGACCATGCTTTTAAGCGAAAGAAGGTCGTATTACATCAAATGGTTAAGAACAACTATCTATCACAAAAAAGATATGAAAGCCTCTCTAAAGAGAAGGTCATATTAAGATTAGATGACGGGCCTATAATTACAGAACTATCGGGATATTATAAGCACGAGATCCGAACTCAAACGATTAAATATCTCGCATCTGAAATAAAAGCCAATGGTAAGCCATTTAATATCTACACTGACGGTCTAAAAATATATACGACTATTGACAATCGTATGCAACAGATGGCAGAAGAGGCTGTGCTTTATCATATGATGAATGTCCAAAAGAACTTTGAAAGACATTGGAAAGGTCGAAATCCTTGGGGCAAGGATACTTCAATTATCGGTAGAGCTCTTCGTAGTTCTCGAAGATATAAAGGATTAAAAAAGAAGAACACAACACCTAAAGATATCCAAAAGATTTTCAGCACGCCTATCCCAATGCAAAAGTTCACTTATGATGGGATAAAAGAAGTTAAGATATCTCCGATGGATTCTATTAAATATTCGATCCAACTTCTTCATCCAAGTTTTATCGCAATTGACCCTCAAACTTATCAGATTAAAGCATGGGTTGGTGGACCAAACTATAAATACTATCCATATGATCATGTGAAGTCGAAAAGACAAGTTGGCTCAACATTTAAACCCTTTGTTTATGCTGCAGCAATTGAAAGTGGTGTGGATCCAGGAAAGTATATAAGCAATGCTCAAGAGACATACGAAGATTATAGTGGATGGACACCCAAAAATGCTGAAAATCATTATGACGGCTACTACTCTATGGAAGGAGCTTTAGCACATTCAGTAAACACTGTAGCTGTTAAGGTAATGATGGAAACAGGTGTGGATAATGTAGTCAATTTAGCTCATAATATGGGAATCAATCAGAAGCTACCACATGTTCCTTCTTTAGCTCTAGGTGCTGCAGATTGCTCACTACTTGAATTGACATCAGCCTACACATCCTTTGCCAATGGAGGGATGCATGCCAAGCCGATTATCATTAAAAAAATAGATGACTCCGATGGTAATACAATAAGGACTATTGATACAGAGGTCCCACGCAGAGTGCTTAAACAAGAGACAGCTGCTATTATGAACCGCTATTTAAAAGCAGTAGTGGATAGTGGAACAGGACGATCCCTTCACAGCAGATACGGTCTTCGAATCGATATTGCTGGAAAAACAGGAACCACACAAAATGGTGCCGATGGATGGTTTATGGGCTACTGTCCCAATTTAGTAACAGGAGCCTGGGTAGGTGCGAACAACCCAAAGATTCATTTCCGAACATTACGATATGGACAAGGAGCATATCTAGCACTCCCTATTGTAGGAGGTTTTTTCAAAAGATTAACGACAACAAAAGCAACAAGAAGACAGTATCAAAGAGAGTTCGTTCCACCATCAAATAAGTTTCTTCGAGAGAATGGACAGATGTCCATGTTTTCAGAAACAGGTAAGAAGAAA